One region of Polaribacter pectinis genomic DNA includes:
- a CDS encoding tetratricopeptide repeat protein, which translates to MKKFTFLLATVLLLASAKTNAQDANRECTIKYNLFKGDFQSKKYDDAYTNWIYLMDNCKDLSVNIYKYGSTLAEDVRKDPVLAKRVYEQRLQYYPTKNPAKVHSDYATYLADNKLASDDVIFTILEKGYAIDPTKMGVKNLYSYFQGVTDRQKDTNPQKVFDTYDDVLENVNLKLEGYAVKLKELTKDTIANKKLIHAYTVNSTALGTVEGGLDAIITEIATCERLIPLYKGSFEANKGNAVWLKRAVSRMFNKGCQADPLYAKLVRAYAEASPSPEAYAFLANVLEDNGDASGATAMREKSFNLETDPLKKAKIKMKFAQAAKDRGQYSSARSLAREALRFNPNYGRAYLFIANLYAVSANSCGNSEFEKRMVYVAALNQANRAASVDPSISATARSYSASYRANVPSQKVIFTAGINPGSSYTIKCWIGETVRVPSK; encoded by the coding sequence ATGAAGAAATTTACGTTTTTATTGGCTACAGTGTTATTATTAGCATCAGCAAAAACAAATGCTCAGGACGCAAACAGAGAATGTACTATTAAGTACAATTTATTTAAAGGAGATTTTCAATCGAAAAAGTATGATGATGCTTACACAAATTGGATATATCTTATGGATAATTGTAAAGATTTGTCTGTAAACATCTACAAATATGGTTCAACTCTTGCAGAAGATGTAAGAAAAGATCCAGTTTTAGCAAAAAGAGTTTATGAACAAAGGTTACAATATTATCCTACTAAAAATCCTGCAAAAGTACATAGTGATTATGCTACGTATTTAGCTGATAATAAATTAGCTTCGGATGATGTTATTTTTACAATATTAGAAAAAGGATATGCAATTGACCCAACAAAAATGGGTGTTAAGAATTTGTATTCTTATTTTCAAGGTGTAACTGATAGACAAAAAGACACAAATCCTCAAAAAGTTTTTGATACTTATGATGATGTATTAGAAAATGTAAACTTAAAGTTAGAAGGATATGCTGTTAAATTAAAAGAATTAACAAAAGATACGATAGCTAATAAAAAATTAATACATGCTTATACTGTAAACTCTACAGCATTAGGTACTGTAGAAGGTGGTTTAGATGCTATCATTACAGAAATTGCAACTTGTGAAAGATTAATTCCTTTGTACAAAGGTAGTTTTGAAGCAAATAAAGGAAATGCAGTTTGGTTAAAAAGAGCAGTATCTAGAATGTTTAATAAAGGTTGTCAAGCAGATCCTTTATATGCAAAATTAGTTAGAGCTTATGCAGAAGCTTCACCATCACCAGAAGCATATGCCTTTTTAGCAAATGTTTTAGAAGATAATGGAGACGCATCTGGCGCGACAGCAATGAGAGAGAAATCTTTTAATTTAGAAACTGATCCTTTAAAGAAAGCAAAAATAAAAATGAAGTTTGCACAAGCAGCCAAAGACAGAGGTCAATACAGTTCTGCTAGAAGCTTGGCAAGAGAAGCTTTAAGATTTAATCCTAATTATGGAAGAGCATATTTATTTATTGCAAATTTATATGCAGTGAGTGCAAACTCTTGTGGAAACAGTGAGTTTGAAAAGAGAATGGTTTATGTTGCAGCATTAAATCAGGCTAATAGAGCAGCTTCTGTAGATCCAAGTATTTCTGCAACTGCACGTAGCTATTCTGCAAGTTATAGAGCAAATGTGCCTAGCCAAAAAGTAATTTTTACAGCTGGTATTAATCCAGGAAGTAGTTATACTATTAAATGTTGGATTGGAGAAACTGTTAGAGTGCCATCTAAATAA
- the lptC gene encoding LPS export ABC transporter periplasmic protein LptC: MKNKTQIFLKSITVTLVTVMLFSCSNNTQQVRDFLASKNLPIGTAKNAYHVYKDSGRITSKLITPLRLDFSNRDQHPYSEFPKGIKIINFDKNGIDSVTISGDYSLSYDKTKVAEIRGNVVVTNHTEQSKLLTEQLFWDQNTKYFFSEKEFTLTTRKDTIYGIGFECKEDLSKHLARKTTGKLETTED, translated from the coding sequence GTGAAAAACAAGACACAAATATTTTTAAAAAGCATTACTGTTACATTGGTAACAGTAATGCTTTTTTCTTGCTCTAACAATACGCAACAAGTTAGAGATTTTTTAGCGTCAAAAAATTTGCCAATTGGTACGGCAAAAAATGCCTATCATGTTTATAAAGATTCAGGTAGAATAACCTCTAAATTAATTACACCTTTAAGATTAGATTTTAGTAACAGAGATCAACATCCTTATAGTGAGTTTCCAAAAGGAATAAAAATTATTAATTTTGATAAAAACGGAATAGATTCTGTAACTATTTCTGGAGATTACTCTCTGTCTTATGATAAGACTAAAGTGGCAGAAATAAGAGGTAATGTAGTAGTTACAAATCATACAGAGCAATCTAAACTGTTAACAGAGCAATTATTTTGGGATCAAAATACCAAGTATTTCTTTTCAGAAAAAGAGTTTACACTCACTACAAGAAAAGACACTATTTACGGAATTGGTTTTGAGTGTAAAGAAGACTTAAGCAAACATTTAGCCAGAAAAACAACAGGAAAATTAGAAACAACAGAAGATTAA
- a CDS encoding type III pantothenate kinase, with protein MNLIIDIGNTSVKAAVFKQDTIVFSVSFDKKIILSELKKIIKKYNISCGIMSSVASISEKKVEKLQKLIKLTLVSSSTEVPFVNLYETPKTLGLDRIALVTGAVKKYPNKNVLVIDAGTCITFDFVNDKSEYLGGAISPGINMRYKALNNFTAKLPFLEKKEVKSFIGKSTNESIHSGVVNGVTKELEGVILDYKEKFGDLTIVLTGGDTNFLSKQLKSSIFANQNFLLQGLNELLIFNEEK; from the coding sequence ATGAATTTAATTATAGATATAGGTAATACTAGTGTTAAGGCTGCTGTTTTTAAGCAAGATACAATCGTTTTTTCTGTTTCTTTTGACAAGAAAATAATTTTATCAGAATTGAAGAAAATAATTAAAAAATATAATATTTCTTGTGGAATCATGTCTAGCGTGGCATCAATTTCAGAGAAAAAGGTAGAAAAGCTCCAGAAATTAATCAAATTAACGCTTGTTTCTTCTTCAACAGAAGTGCCATTTGTCAATTTGTATGAAACACCAAAAACTTTAGGTTTAGATAGAATTGCGTTGGTTACTGGTGCAGTAAAGAAATATCCAAACAAAAATGTATTGGTTATAGATGCAGGTACTTGTATCACTTTTGATTTTGTTAATGATAAATCAGAATATTTAGGAGGAGCTATTTCACCAGGAATAAACATGAGATATAAGGCATTAAATAATTTTACAGCTAAATTACCTTTTCTTGAAAAAAAAGAAGTTAAAAGTTTCATTGGAAAATCTACAAATGAAAGTATACATTCTGGAGTTGTAAATGGTGTTACAAAGGAGTTAGAAGGCGTAATTTTAGATTATAAAGAGAAATTTGGAGATTTAACAATTGTTTTAACAGGAGGAGATACAAATTTCTTGTCAAAACAATTAAAAAGTAGCATATTTGCCAATCAAAATTTTCTCCTTCAAGGATTAAATGAATTATTGATATTTAACGAAGAAAAATGA